One region of Flavobacterium pisciphilum genomic DNA includes:
- a CDS encoding endonuclease III domain-containing protein: MDLFGESPDWKVILEPILTKYKGRKHPLDYQNTYQLLVMVVLSAQDSDANINSIAPTLFAKYPNMESLAKTNTEELFTYISKVRNYRTKAEWLIEIANTIKEDENIPMTMKDLVALKGIGRKSANVILKESNKPAEGIIADLHVIRVAPRIGLIKESKDGNKVEKELMQVIPKDIWGEIGMAISFLGRETCRPKPKCNECLINPHCNYYLSL; the protein is encoded by the coding sequence ATGGATTTATTTGGTGAATCTCCAGATTGGAAAGTAATCTTAGAACCGATTCTAACAAAATACAAAGGCAGGAAACACCCTTTAGATTATCAGAATACGTATCAACTGCTTGTAATGGTAGTCCTATCAGCTCAAGATTCAGATGCTAACATCAATTCGATTGCTCCTACATTATTTGCAAAGTATCCAAACATGGAAAGTCTAGCCAAAACGAATACAGAAGAGCTGTTTACCTATATTAGCAAAGTTAGAAACTACAGAACTAAAGCGGAGTGGTTAATCGAAATTGCAAATACGATTAAAGAGGATGAAAACATTCCAATGACCATGAAAGATTTGGTTGCATTAAAAGGCATTGGTCGAAAATCAGCGAATGTAATTTTAAAAGAATCAAATAAGCCCGCAGAAGGGATTATTGCAGATTTACATGTTATCCGTGTTGCGCCAAGAATTGGATTAATAAAAGAGTCTAAAGATGGTAATAAAGTAGAAAAAGAATTGATGCAGGTTATACCAAAAGATATTTGGGGAGAAATAGGAATGGCTATTTCTTTTTTAGGAAGAGAAACATGTCGTCCGAAACCAAAATGCAATGAATGTCTGATTAATCCACATTGCAATTACTACTTAAGTCTTTAA
- the msrB gene encoding peptide-methionine (R)-S-oxide reductase MsrB translates to MKYPIEKTEQEWKEQLGNDRYHVLRQKGTERPHTGEYNLHFEKGVYCCGACNEPLFESNSKFDAHCGWPSFDESIPGKVEYISDVSHGMKRTEILCANCGSHLGHVFDDGPTETGQRYCVNSLSIDFKDK, encoded by the coding sequence ATGAAATATCCAATCGAAAAAACAGAACAAGAATGGAAAGAGCAACTTGGTAACGACCGTTACCACGTACTTCGCCAAAAAGGAACCGAACGCCCACATACTGGAGAGTACAATCTTCATTTTGAAAAAGGGGTTTATTGTTGTGGGGCTTGTAACGAACCTTTGTTTGAGAGCAATTCTAAATTTGATGCGCATTGTGGTTGGCCTTCCTTTGATGAATCAATACCTGGAAAAGTCGAGTATATCTCGGATGTAAGCCATGGTATGAAACGAACTGAAATTTTATGTGCTAATTGTGGAAGCCACTTAGGACATGTATTTGATGATGGTCCTACTGAAACAGGACAGCGTTATTGTGTAAACTCTTTATCGATAGACTTTAAAGACAAATAG